In a genomic window of Dyadobacter fermentans DSM 18053:
- a CDS encoding DUF3823 domain-containing protein, giving the protein MKQITTHISALLLLFGAAACGVDNYPAPDSQLYGTFLDIDTDEPVEQDIIRGSTIEFIEHGYASQTKQTMIVKNDGSYRNNLIFANTYTITPVRGNFVPMGAQEVAVKGDTKLDFKVQPYIRVKEASIEKAGTKVIAKFKLQQTVMNNVRKIGLYAHPEPSVGEPMRVALAEQEINGAIDPDKVYQLEIDIPSNSNVLKAGNPYFFRVGGIIDAPESKFNYAKAVRIAL; this is encoded by the coding sequence ATGAAACAAATAACCACCCACATCTCCGCTCTGCTCCTGCTTTTCGGCGCGGCGGCTTGCGGCGTCGACAATTATCCGGCGCCTGATTCTCAGCTGTATGGCACGTTTCTCGATATCGACACCGACGAGCCTGTGGAACAGGACATCATCCGCGGCAGCACGATCGAGTTCATCGAGCACGGCTACGCATCGCAGACGAAGCAAACGATGATCGTCAAAAACGACGGAAGCTACCGCAACAACCTGATTTTCGCGAATACTTACACGATCACGCCCGTACGCGGTAATTTCGTGCCGATGGGGGCACAGGAAGTGGCCGTCAAAGGCGATACGAAGCTCGATTTCAAGGTGCAGCCCTACATTCGCGTGAAAGAAGCGAGCATTGAAAAAGCCGGAACGAAAGTGATCGCCAAGTTCAAATTGCAGCAAACCGTAATGAATAATGTGCGCAAAATAGGCCTCTACGCACACCCGGAACCCTCCGTGGGCGAGCCTATGCGCGTGGCGCTGGCTGAGCAGGAAATCAACGGCGCCATCGACCCGGATAAGGTGTATCAGCTGGAAATCGACATTCCATCCAACAGCAATGTATTGAAAGCCGGCAACCCTTACTTCTTCCGCGTAGGAGGCATCATCGACGCACCGGAGTCGAAGTTTAATTATGCGAAAGCGGTTAGGATTGCATTGTAA
- a CDS encoding RagB/SusD family nutrient uptake outer membrane protein yields the protein MSYLKNILTLLLVLVAMSCGNVLDKQPLDKLQGENLFSNPEGVKLYMANLYYQLPIEDFTFFRQGFNWNTGDPNNGGFAPAMATDEAVHTEFGDFVGDGDFQWWDQGYKLIRDVNILIDIIPTLDVTDDERKALIGESAFIRAYAYFALAKRYGGVPLITSVQKYEGDVEALKVPRSTEKETWDFVLKECDTAAGNLGDAWPGGERRATKWVAYALKSRAALHAASLAKYADRAPISGTAADQKLVGLDKTAAAEFYKAAIDASEAIISAGKFNLYKPSPATPEEAANNYRLLFEDPNNAPEEVIFIKGYARPGSGTGHNYGIWYQPNQTANGWPHPGRMNPTLELMDVYESYDKPGESAPLATSAAANDLSDYTGFNAAKQYKRFDTENEIFKGRDARMWATMILPGTSWKGQKIVIQAGFIKPDGTAQIMGGDPFTHAGKTYYTYGAADRTQYSGFDTWGGNNTRTGVSFKKFLNEGLNIPPGWNQSVTDFADFRYAEILLNYAEAIAESGTGDQTKGKKALNDIRRRAGHKTEIPLTINNVIRERRVELAFEHKRFWDLIRRREYHTLFNNTMRHALLPILDLRVTPAKYIFVRVNVPRSNPATFDYRQYYRSIPGIGANGLVQNPQY from the coding sequence ATGAGCTATTTAAAAAATATCCTGACGCTCCTGCTGGTGCTCGTGGCGATGAGCTGCGGCAATGTGCTCGACAAGCAGCCGCTCGATAAGTTGCAGGGCGAAAACCTCTTCTCCAACCCGGAAGGTGTGAAACTGTACATGGCAAACCTGTACTACCAGCTGCCGATAGAGGATTTTACTTTCTTCCGGCAGGGATTCAACTGGAACACCGGCGACCCTAACAACGGCGGCTTCGCCCCGGCCATGGCCACCGACGAGGCCGTGCATACCGAATTCGGCGATTTTGTGGGAGATGGCGATTTCCAATGGTGGGACCAGGGTTACAAACTGATCCGTGACGTGAATATCCTGATCGACATCATCCCTACCCTGGATGTGACAGACGACGAACGCAAAGCCCTCATCGGCGAAAGCGCATTCATCCGCGCCTATGCGTATTTTGCCCTGGCCAAACGCTACGGCGGCGTGCCGCTGATCACTTCGGTGCAGAAATATGAAGGCGATGTGGAAGCCCTGAAAGTGCCGCGCAGTACCGAAAAGGAAACCTGGGATTTTGTATTAAAAGAATGCGACACTGCTGCCGGCAATCTCGGCGACGCCTGGCCGGGTGGCGAACGCCGCGCGACTAAATGGGTGGCATATGCCCTCAAATCCCGTGCAGCACTGCATGCGGCGTCACTAGCCAAGTACGCCGACCGGGCCCCTATCTCGGGAACCGCCGCCGATCAGAAGCTTGTCGGATTAGACAAAACCGCGGCCGCGGAATTTTACAAAGCAGCCATTGATGCGTCGGAGGCCATTATCAGTGCGGGGAAATTCAATTTATATAAACCCTCACCAGCCACACCCGAAGAAGCTGCAAACAACTACCGGCTGCTTTTCGAAGACCCCAACAATGCGCCGGAAGAGGTGATTTTTATCAAAGGCTATGCACGACCGGGCTCGGGCACAGGGCATAATTACGGCATCTGGTACCAGCCCAACCAAACAGCCAACGGCTGGCCGCACCCGGGCCGCATGAACCCGACGCTCGAACTGATGGACGTGTACGAAAGCTACGACAAGCCCGGGGAAAGCGCGCCGCTGGCCACGTCGGCCGCAGCAAACGACCTGAGCGATTACACCGGTTTCAATGCAGCCAAACAATACAAAAGGTTTGATACCGAAAACGAAATTTTCAAAGGAAGGGATGCGCGCATGTGGGCGACGATGATCCTGCCCGGTACAAGCTGGAAAGGCCAGAAAATCGTTATCCAGGCCGGGTTCATCAAACCGGACGGAACGGCACAGATCATGGGCGGCGACCCTTTCACCCATGCAGGCAAAACCTATTACACCTATGGCGCGGCAGATCGGACGCAATATTCGGGATTCGATACCTGGGGCGGCAATAATACCCGCACAGGTGTGAGTTTCAAGAAGTTCCTGAATGAGGGCCTGAACATCCCGCCGGGCTGGAACCAGTCCGTAACCGATTTTGCCGACTTCCGCTATGCCGAAATCCTGCTGAACTACGCGGAAGCCATCGCCGAAAGCGGCACGGGCGACCAGACGAAAGGTAAAAAGGCATTGAACGACATCCGCCGCCGGGCCGGCCACAAAACGGAGATCCCGCTGACGATCAACAATGTGATCCGCGAGCGGCGCGTAGAACTTGCGTTCGAGCACAAGCGGTTCTGGGACCTCATCCGTCGCCGGGAATACCACACGCTGTTCAATAACACCATGCGCCACGCATTGCTGCCGATCCTGGACCTGCGCGTCACCCCCGCGAAATACATTTTTGTGCGCGTCAACGTGCCCCGCAGCAACCCGGCCACATTCGACTACCGCCAATACTACCGTTCGATTCCGGGCATTGGGGCGAATGGTCTGGTTCAAAATCCGCAGTATTGA
- a CDS encoding SusC/RagA family TonB-linked outer membrane protein, with amino-acid sequence MNKQLLSKHLCRQSFRTRLWRVCIALCAVLLVQTAALAQVAADEVLVGGEVKDEKNSAIPGASIVLQGTAKGTTTDADGKFSLAVPKSGSVLIVSFLGYKRQEVAVGNHTDFSIRLEPSSDDLQEVVVVGYGTQRKQTLTGAISNIVSEQIKTTTHTSLAQSLQGKVAGVQIRQNSGEPGSFSTNINIRGFGEPLYVVDGVARDGGYEFQKINPDDIESISVLKDASAAIFGIRAGNGVVIVTTKKGKQGKPKFSYNMVYGRQSPTDVPRMTNALQWAEMRNDAAKNLGENPVYSPEEIEKFRSGAPGYEGTDWYKETLNRSAGQQQHFISASGGEGVVSYFTSFGYQKENGLLKSRDMGYQKYTFRSNIGIDLTKNLKADLILSGLFDKREQPGDNFFNIYKGTRIALPTERPFANDNPKYPALLSGGYNPVALADRELTGYSQEVNKFFQSTFALTYTVPFVPGLRIKGLVAYDSNNYRGKSVSKAYNLYTYDAATDKYTAHAQRNPSRIGNNFTDNNRITFQGQLFYNTVIAKNHNLGATLVYEQQESHNRWAGLGREYAFFTNDQIDQAGLNNQTTSGSEAEYASQSYVGRLNYDFKEKYLLEIAARYDGSYRYHPDRRWGLFPVVSAGWRVSEEGFMKQIPFISMLKLRGSYGLVGADAGAPFQYVPGFSLTGGGGYEFTNGNYTTGAASPAIVNEKLTWFKSNIQDVGIDVGLWDNKIDLTFDVYQRDRKGLLARRNVSLPNTFGGTLPEENLNSDRVRGIEFSAGYNGQIRDFKYGISGNFNFARTQNRYVERGEFLSSMDKWRGGATNRWNDVVWAYQLEGQFQSKDEVIYAPIQNGDLGNTRELPGDFKYKDVDGNGVIDGNDAIPLFFGGDPKMYYGVTLNASWKGFDFTALFQGSGKYSVRFREVYAEVFAFRGNTPEYFYDRWQQSPDGQWIPGEWPASRFNYNVGAMYAESGAWRKDASYLRFKSAQLGYTFNLSWLKKIGIDDVRVYGNAHNIFTWADPFVKPFDPEKVEGLFGAGLTYPVTRSFNFGINVNF; translated from the coding sequence ATGAACAAACAACTTCTATCAAAACATTTATGCAGGCAATCCTTCCGGACCAGGCTCTGGCGCGTGTGCATTGCATTGTGCGCGGTGCTGCTCGTACAGACTGCCGCGTTGGCCCAGGTAGCCGCGGACGAGGTGCTCGTCGGCGGCGAAGTGAAGGATGAAAAAAACAGCGCGATCCCCGGCGCAAGCATCGTGCTCCAAGGCACCGCGAAGGGCACAACGACCGACGCCGACGGAAAATTTTCACTCGCCGTCCCTAAGTCGGGATCGGTGCTGATCGTGAGTTTTTTGGGTTACAAAAGGCAGGAGGTCGCGGTCGGTAACCATACCGATTTCAGCATTCGCCTGGAACCCAGCTCCGACGACTTGCAGGAAGTGGTGGTGGTAGGCTACGGCACGCAGCGCAAGCAAACGCTCACCGGCGCCATTTCAAACATTGTTTCGGAACAAATCAAAACCACCACGCACACGAGTCTGGCGCAAAGCCTGCAAGGCAAGGTGGCCGGGGTGCAGATCCGCCAGAATTCCGGCGAACCGGGCTCGTTCAGCACGAACATTAATATACGTGGTTTTGGAGAGCCGTTGTATGTGGTAGATGGCGTGGCGCGCGACGGCGGTTATGAATTTCAGAAAATCAACCCGGACGACATTGAGAGTATTTCGGTGCTGAAAGATGCTTCCGCGGCGATTTTTGGTATCCGTGCGGGGAATGGCGTGGTGATCGTGACGACGAAAAAAGGGAAGCAGGGCAAGCCAAAGTTCAGCTACAACATGGTGTACGGCCGCCAAAGCCCCACCGATGTGCCCCGGATGACCAACGCATTGCAATGGGCCGAAATGCGGAACGACGCTGCCAAGAACCTGGGAGAAAACCCGGTGTACTCGCCCGAAGAGATCGAAAAGTTCCGCTCCGGCGCGCCCGGCTACGAGGGCACCGACTGGTACAAGGAAACGCTGAACAGATCGGCCGGCCAGCAGCAGCATTTCATTTCGGCATCGGGCGGCGAGGGCGTGGTGAGCTACTTCACGAGCTTTGGCTACCAGAAAGAAAACGGCCTGCTCAAAAGCCGCGATATGGGTTATCAGAAATATACCTTCCGTTCCAATATTGGTATTGATTTAACCAAAAACCTGAAAGCGGACCTGATCCTTTCGGGGCTGTTTGATAAGCGGGAGCAGCCGGGTGATAACTTTTTTAACATCTATAAAGGAACCCGCATTGCGTTGCCTACCGAGCGTCCTTTCGCCAATGACAACCCCAAATACCCCGCATTACTGAGCGGCGGCTATAATCCGGTGGCATTGGCCGACCGGGAACTCACGGGCTACTCGCAGGAGGTGAACAAGTTCTTTCAATCGACATTCGCACTCACCTACACCGTGCCATTCGTGCCGGGGCTGCGCATTAAGGGGCTCGTGGCCTACGACAGCAACAACTACCGCGGCAAGTCGGTGTCGAAGGCCTACAACCTGTACACCTACGACGCCGCAACGGACAAGTACACCGCGCACGCCCAGCGCAATCCTTCGCGCATCGGCAACAATTTCACGGACAATAACCGCATTACCTTCCAGGGACAGCTGTTTTACAACACCGTGATCGCGAAAAACCACAACCTCGGCGCGACGCTCGTGTACGAGCAGCAGGAATCGCACAACCGCTGGGCTGGGCTCGGCCGTGAATATGCATTCTTCACCAACGACCAGATCGACCAGGCAGGACTCAACAACCAGACCACGAGCGGTTCCGAGGCGGAATATGCCAGCCAGTCGTACGTCGGCCGGTTGAATTATGATTTCAAAGAGAAATACCTGCTGGAAATCGCCGCGCGCTACGATGGCTCCTACCGCTACCATCCCGACCGCCGCTGGGGGCTATTCCCGGTCGTATCGGCGGGCTGGCGCGTGTCCGAGGAAGGTTTCATGAAACAAATCCCATTCATTTCGATGCTGAAACTGCGGGGCTCTTACGGCCTTGTGGGTGCGGATGCAGGTGCGCCGTTCCAGTATGTGCCCGGCTTCTCGCTCACCGGCGGCGGCGGATATGAGTTTACGAACGGCAATTACACCACCGGCGCCGCTTCCCCGGCAATCGTGAACGAAAAGCTGACGTGGTTTAAGTCAAACATCCAGGACGTGGGTATCGACGTGGGCCTTTGGGATAACAAAATCGACCTTACTTTCGACGTCTACCAACGCGACCGCAAGGGCCTGCTCGCCCGCCGGAACGTGTCGCTGCCCAACACATTCGGCGGCACATTGCCCGAGGAAAACCTGAACAGCGACCGTGTGCGGGGAATCGAGTTTTCAGCCGGCTATAATGGACAGATCCGCGATTTCAAATATGGGATTTCCGGTAACTTCAACTTCGCACGCACGCAGAACCGGTACGTGGAGCGGGGCGAGTTCCTCAGCAGCATGGACAAATGGCGCGGCGGAGCTACCAACCGGTGGAATGACGTGGTGTGGGCCTACCAGCTCGAAGGCCAGTTCCAGAGCAAGGACGAGGTCATTTACGCACCCATTCAGAATGGCGACCTGGGCAACACCCGCGAGCTGCCGGGCGATTTTAAATACAAGGATGTGGACGGCAACGGCGTGATCGACGGCAACGACGCCATTCCGCTGTTCTTCGGCGGCGATCCCAAAATGTACTACGGCGTCACGCTCAACGCGTCGTGGAAGGGCTTCGATTTTACGGCATTGTTCCAGGGTTCGGGGAAATACAGCGTGCGCTTCCGCGAAGTGTATGCCGAAGTCTTCGCATTCCGCGGCAACACGCCGGAATATTTCTATGACAGATGGCAGCAGTCGCCCGACGGCCAGTGGATTCCCGGCGAATGGCCGGCTTCCCGCTTCAACTACAATGTGGGCGCCATGTACGCCGAAAGCGGTGCGTGGCGGAAGGATGCTTCCTACCTGCGTTTCAAAAGCGCGCAGCTCGGCTATACGTTCAACCTGTCGTGGCTGAAAAAAATCGGTATTGACGATGTACGCGTGTACGGCAATGCGCACAACATCTTCACCTGGGCCGATCCGTTCGTGAAGCCCTTCGATCCTGAAAAAGTGGAAGGCTTATTCGGCGCGGGACTTACCTACCCGGTAACGCGGAGCTTCAACTTCGGGATCAATGTCAACTTTTAA
- a CDS encoding Ig-like domain-containing protein, whose product MRNLYFYLAGAALLASGVEMVGRLAETPAVPQEWIVQKADRSVRNQQERVPFARTRKKSGTKALLAPSITATNTYVITSNTGPSGASAGDELEYTVTINNGGPDPATGTVFTETIDANTTLVPGSVKASPIAQNDSYSTIGNVGINIPEGTGLFANDVSPAGTPISLNSTTTVATTGGGSATITAATGAFIYEPAAGYSGNDTFTYEIQNGSGMTSTATVTISVGSATNMIWFINSAAAAGGTGTLSKPFNSISAFNSINGDGAASHPQNGHVIFIYSGSYTGPLTLRNDQKILGQGSTQSILSFTGFSAPNGTNQLPAVTGSNAGRPTLTTSSGTDNAINLGTTNIIKGINIANTTGTKISGSSAGTFTASEVGLSGSGSALNLTNKTLNASFSEVSSSSATNGVSPIRISSGNGTLTIPAGSITSTSVPAIDIAGKGTGDRIALNVTLTSVSANGGSKGLALQNATGSFQINGTGTTGGSGGTIQNIADRGIDLRDVQNITIKNMNLASANTAEGPVVTGADNTNANAAIHGLNVAGLALDRIVVSGIVAQMGINLRGGSNFNLTNSTINQSGTASIVEEGNIYATNLGGTNSIVNSALKRPGGRAAYFTNYDVNMTRLTIDNSSFEDAEYAACLLFEGKGSSTMSLKVQNGSRFTKPGSAGIEVYSNNSAQMEADIQGATIDIGSGADEGKGIDMAASGTSRLKFNVAGNTSDYRSGPGFNFFAFSDGYLEGNVTNNVLTNNATGEGGSFHGIAFSTQGSTARGIVRINGNTINNSLSSIGISAQAGSTGGAQSSAVIDNNNVFLTGSNFAHGVYVNSIGGTNYNGTLCASVTNNDVTLNGGGAAAGGYRAGTPGTVLNVQQAASSGSTAWTAGNNTPSGSGTQNGLGTINYNAGGPTGCPTPSFSGLREAAIEEPVAGRISADSSVTEQQPVQQVAAQAPAPTEPKEEIAQAATTAPSPARTDATQSGETVTVNGTGSGFTLPAGKNTVIKFRVVIDANIPASDCEVSTQGTVSGSNFTSVLTDDPNTTGTDNPTVTPVVSVPVITFCPGDQTLSPDPGTCTSTQTFAATAGACPVATITYTVNGNPITFPYAFPAGNTTVLVTASNGIGTAPTCSFTVTVTPTPAPPITDEPDAATICAGSGASFTVATSQTGVTYQWQKKPFGGAFADISTGTNPTADDATLTLTNVPASDNLSEYRCIITNPCNNSTSDAAVLTVNEITGSSATGTTSIAQGGPMPHVTFTATGGTLPYTFTYKINDGANQTVSTTGALTSAKVGQPTETVGAFTYELVSVTDAQNCTLTPPSPQTATITITSNLSATISGSTTACQSETAPLVTFTAVNGIAPFTFTYQINGGAEQQVTTTGASTTATVSVPTTATGTFVYTLTNVTGAGSASTAISGQTASVTIDAKPTIALTGDEYQCDFGADPQTYTVFFTATAGAVITTDKGTVSGNTVTGIPSQETAIIVATVNNCSDTLIAFKDCSMPVTLIDFSGAKVENTVALKWNTAEETNSDYFEVQRSSNGKNWTAIGTQKSQGESYKLVDYAFVDQKPAQGDNFYRLKMVDADKTFAYSKIINVRYDGLALVSELYPNPVSTTLNLRSTDWGQVKSVELHSLTGMSVYKSGKTVSKTIDVKNLPVGMYILTITHKNGEIVNRKVVINR is encoded by the coding sequence TCAGCCCCGCCGGCACGCCCATCAGCCTGAACAGTACCACGACCGTTGCGACGACGGGCGGTGGTTCGGCCACTATCACTGCGGCTACCGGTGCTTTCATTTACGAACCGGCAGCAGGTTATTCAGGAAATGACACTTTTACCTACGAGATTCAGAACGGATCGGGCATGACTTCGACTGCTACGGTTACCATTTCCGTAGGAAGTGCTACCAATATGATTTGGTTTATCAATTCGGCTGCCGCTGCCGGTGGTACGGGAACGCTGAGCAAACCATTCAATTCCATCTCCGCTTTCAATAGTATTAATGGTGACGGAGCAGCTTCACACCCTCAAAACGGACATGTGATATTCATTTATTCCGGATCGTACACCGGCCCGCTCACGCTGCGCAACGACCAGAAAATCCTTGGACAGGGCTCCACGCAGTCGATCCTCAGCTTCACAGGGTTCTCCGCTCCGAATGGCACCAACCAGCTCCCGGCCGTAACCGGAAGCAACGCAGGCAGGCCTACCCTCACCACATCGAGCGGAACGGACAATGCGATTAACCTGGGCACCACCAACATCATAAAAGGGATAAATATAGCCAACACGACCGGCACCAAAATTTCCGGATCGTCAGCGGGGACATTCACCGCTTCGGAAGTCGGCTTATCAGGCAGCGGAAGCGCATTGAACCTAACGAACAAAACGCTGAATGCAAGCTTCTCGGAAGTATCGAGTTCGTCTGCGACCAATGGCGTCAGCCCGATCAGGATATCATCCGGTAACGGGACACTTACCATACCAGCGGGTTCCATCACGTCCACGTCTGTACCCGCGATCGACATTGCCGGCAAGGGCACAGGCGACAGGATTGCCCTCAATGTGACATTGACCTCCGTATCAGCTAACGGCGGCTCCAAAGGTCTGGCATTGCAAAATGCCACCGGTTCGTTCCAAATTAACGGTACCGGCACAACAGGGGGATCAGGCGGGACCATTCAGAACATCGCCGACCGCGGGATCGATTTACGTGACGTTCAGAATATCACGATCAAAAATATGAACCTGGCGAGTGCCAATACGGCAGAGGGGCCAGTTGTTACCGGCGCAGACAATACCAACGCCAACGCAGCAATCCACGGTTTGAATGTCGCCGGCCTTGCGCTGGATCGCATTGTAGTAAGTGGAATTGTTGCACAAATGGGGATCAACCTGCGCGGAGGCAGCAACTTTAACCTCACCAATAGTACCATTAACCAATCCGGTACGGCGTCCATCGTTGAAGAAGGTAATATCTATGCAACGAACCTCGGCGGAACCAACTCGATTGTAAATTCTGCATTAAAAAGACCGGGCGGGCGGGCCGCGTACTTCACCAATTACGACGTGAATATGACGAGGCTGACCATCGATAACTCTTCATTCGAAGATGCAGAGTATGCAGCGTGCTTACTCTTCGAAGGAAAAGGTTCGTCTACGATGAGCCTTAAAGTTCAGAATGGCAGTCGTTTTACGAAACCGGGTTCGGCGGGCATTGAGGTTTATTCTAATAACAGCGCCCAAATGGAGGCCGACATCCAGGGTGCCACCATAGATATCGGCTCAGGAGCAGACGAGGGTAAAGGGATCGACATGGCCGCATCGGGAACATCCAGATTGAAATTCAATGTAGCCGGTAACACCTCGGACTACCGAAGTGGCCCGGGCTTCAATTTCTTCGCTTTCAGCGACGGATACCTTGAAGGCAATGTAACAAACAATGTGCTGACGAACAACGCTACTGGTGAGGGAGGCTCTTTCCACGGTATCGCATTCTCGACACAGGGATCAACCGCTCGCGGAATTGTCCGGATAAATGGCAATACGATTAACAATTCTTTGAGCTCCATTGGTATCAGCGCCCAGGCGGGTTCGACTGGCGGCGCACAGAGCAGCGCTGTGATCGACAACAACAATGTTTTCTTGACCGGCAGCAATTTCGCTCACGGGGTGTATGTCAACTCCATCGGAGGTACCAACTATAACGGAACACTGTGCGCCAGCGTTACCAACAATGATGTGACGTTAAACGGCGGCGGCGCTGCCGCAGGTGGTTACAGGGCCGGCACGCCAGGCACAGTTCTCAACGTGCAGCAAGCCGCCTCATCCGGTTCAACGGCCTGGACTGCCGGCAACAACACTCCGAGTGGCTCCGGAACCCAAAACGGGCTTGGTACAATCAACTATAACGCAGGAGGCCCCACAGGCTGTCCGACTCCGTCGTTCAGCGGGTTGCGTGAAGCGGCTATCGAGGAGCCGGTCGCGGGAAGAATTTCGGCTGACTCATCTGTAACGGAGCAACAGCCGGTACAACAAGTGGCAGCTCAGGCGCCTGCACCAACGGAACCGAAAGAAGAAATCGCCCAGGCTGCCACCACGGCACCAAGCCCGGCCAGGACGGATGCTACGCAATCGGGTGAAACCGTGACGGTAAACGGCACCGGCAGCGGCTTTACATTGCCTGCCGGCAAAAACACTGTCATCAAGTTCAGAGTGGTGATAGATGCGAACATTCCGGCGTCAGACTGCGAAGTTTCGACCCAGGGAACAGTTAGCGGCAGCAACTTCACGTCTGTCCTGACCGACGATCCTAATACTACCGGAACCGACAATCCAACCGTCACCCCGGTGGTGTCCGTACCGGTGATCACATTCTGCCCCGGCGACCAGACCCTATCGCCAGACCCGGGAACCTGTACATCCACGCAGACCTTCGCGGCGACTGCCGGTGCTTGTCCGGTAGCGACGATCACCTACACCGTCAATGGCAACCCGATCACCTTCCCGTATGCATTCCCGGCCGGCAACACCACCGTGCTGGTAACGGCTTCCAACGGCATCGGCACCGCGCCAACCTGCTCGTTTACCGTAACGGTAACCCCTACCCCGGCACCGCCGATTACCGACGAGCCGGATGCTGCAACTATTTGCGCAGGTTCGGGCGCTTCGTTCACCGTGGCTACTTCGCAGACAGGCGTTACTTATCAATGGCAGAAAAAGCCATTCGGGGGCGCATTCGCGGACATTTCGACCGGTACTAACCCTACTGCCGACGATGCAACGCTGACGCTGACCAATGTACCGGCTTCGGATAACCTTTCGGAATACCGCTGTATCATTACAAACCCTTGTAACAACAGCACCTCCGATGCGGCCGTGCTCACGGTGAACGAGATCACCGGTTCGAGCGCTACCGGAACGACCAGCATTGCTCAGGGAGGGCCTATGCCGCACGTGACGTTCACTGCTACCGGAGGGACACTGCCGTACACGTTCACCTACAAGATCAACGACGGGGCAAATCAGACCGTGAGCACCACGGGGGCGCTCACCAGCGCCAAGGTAGGCCAGCCGACCGAGACTGTGGGGGCATTTACGTACGAACTCGTGAGCGTAACGGATGCCCAGAACTGCACGCTGACGCCGCCTTCGCCCCAAACGGCCACCATCACGATCACCAGCAACCTTTCCGCTACGATTTCAGGCAGCACTACCGCTTGCCAGAGCGAGACGGCTCCGCTGGTCACATTCACGGCTGTGAACGGCATCGCGCCATTTACATTTACCTACCAAATCAACGGCGGGGCTGAACAGCAAGTAACCACTACCGGGGCTAGCACCACGGCCACCGTGAGTGTGCCAACCACTGCCACCGGCACATTTGTGTACACGCTGACCAACGTGACCGGCGCAGGCAGCGCTTCCACGGCGATTTCAGGACAAACGGCCTCCGTGACCATCGACGCGAAGCCGACAATCGCATTGACCGGCGACGAGTACCAATGCGACTTCGGTGCCGATCCGCAGACGTACACGGTGTTTTTCACCGCCACCGCCGGAGCCGTGATCACAACTGACAAGGGAACCGTGAGCGGTAACACCGTGACAGGCATCCCAAGCCAGGAAACGGCGATCATCGTAGCCACAGTGAACAACTGTTCGGACACGCTTATCGCTTTCAAAGACTGCTCGATGCCGGTGACCCTGATCGATTTCAGCGGTGCAAAGGTGGAAAACACGGTAGCACTGAAATGGAATACCGCAGAGGAAACCAACAGCGACTATTTCGAGGTCCAGCGCAGCAGCAACGGCAAGAACTGGACGGCCATCGGCACGCAGAAATCGCAAGGCGAAAGCTACAAACTCGTGGATTACGCATTCGTGGACCAGAAACCCGCTCAGGGCGACAACTTCTATCGCCTGAAAATGGTGGATGCTGACAAGACCTTCGCTTACAGCAAGATCATCAACGTTCGCTATGACGGACTGGCCCTCGTATCGGAACTTTATCCGAACCCGGTTTCCACCACCCTCAACCTGAGAAGCACCGACTGGGGCCAGGTTAAATCGGTGGAACTGCATAGCCTGACGGGAATGTCGGTTTATAAATCGGGTAAGACTGTTTCCAAAACGATCGACGTGAAAAACCTGCCTGTGGGCATGTACATTCTGACGATCACGCACAAAAACGGGGAAATTGTGAACCGAAAAGTGGTAATCAACCGATAA